Sequence from the uncultured Flavobacterium sp. genome:
AAACTACAAATGAGTTTTTAATAAGCAATTGGTACACAAATTGGAGTTGATACCTTATTTGCGACTAAAAGCTTAGGCAGTATTTATCTGAATTTGTAAAAAATGATGATATATTGCCTAAAATTTCTGACTGGCAGCTAATTTTATTCCTTCTAATTTTAACAGCATGAAAAATACGAGGAGAACCTTTACTTTAAGCTTTAAGATTCTGGCCGCTTCCATGAGCATCCACTGCGGAAGAGTCTGTGACGTGGCAAGAGAACTCAATATCAGTACAAGTACCCTTCAGCACTGGAAGAAGCTTTACCAGGAAGGCATATTTACCATAAAGAAAACTTCAGCTGAAATATCCCATAAAAATGAGCTGCAGAAGCTTCGGAAACAGATAAAAGAATTAGAAATTGAAAGGGACATCCTAAAAAAGGCTCAAAATATCTTCTCCAAGAGCGGCGGGTGAAATATGAATTCATCAGAGAAAATGCTGAAATTTTTCCTGTCGAGAAGATGTGCCGGATTTTTCAGATTCACAAAAGCAGTTTCTTCAGATGGAGGAAAAGAACCCCCACTGCAAAGTCAGTTCGGAAAGCCCATATAATAAAAGAAATTATAAGAATTTACCACTGGAGCCAATGCCGATACGGAAGCCCGAGAATTGCTAAAGAATTAG
This genomic interval carries:
- a CDS encoding transposase; translation: MKNTRRTFTLSFKILAASMSIHCGRVCDVARELNISTSTLQHWKKLYQEGIFTIKKTSAEISHKNELQKLRKQIKELEIERDILKKAQNIFSKSGG